CCATGTTGCAGGGGTCTTTGCCCTCTCAGTCTGAAAGACAACAAAATCTGATGAAATTCCTCCAGTAGCGTAGGCAAAATACGATAACCATAAGATAAGCTAAATGCAAACGTATCAGGTATTCCTAAAGATAGCAGGCCGTCACTAAGCCTTTCCGGATCGAGACTAGAGAACACCGTAATACTCGCTAGTGAAATCACTGAGAGCTTAAGCGTCAGCGTCAACATGGGTAGCAACGATTCAATCCCTCCGCCGAAAAAGAGCGACAGGATGAACATCCACCCAATTTGGCTGATTAATCCCAAACACAATATGAAAATAATATATGGACTGACGCGGGAGAGGACTGTCGTTAAGACCATTAGTACGAACACCCCTAACAGGACCGTACGGTTATGTACGAACCAAGGTACTATGGCAAAGAACAAATACCAGAGCAGCAGAGTTCGCGGGTCGAGTCTCCCTAGAAAAGTGCTGCTGCTGTTATAAGCCGTCCCTAAGAGTTCCAGTTTGATTTGTTCTACAGATATACGGTCAAGTGCCCGTTTAACGGCTTCCATGAATTGCTGCCACCTCCTTCTGTACTTCCACTAGACTTACGAAGTCCTCCAAGCTGCTGCAAATGCGGGGCAGACCGAGCAACCGACTCAGTTCCATCAATTGTGTCTGAGCCAGACCCGCACGCCGTAATAGAAGTCCGTCCGCGAAGATTTCATCTTTCGTTCCGTCAGCAATAATTTGACCTTGATGCATAACTATAATCCTAGTCGCCCATTCTGATACAAGTTGCATATCATGAGTCGCAATCACAACCGTCTCAACATGGCTGCGAAGCGTATCTAGTACATGTACCATTTCCTGTTTCGTCGAAATATCCAGATTCGCCGTTGGTTCATCGAGCAGCATGACAGCAGGACGAACCGCTGCTCCAATAGCCAGTGATACACGGCGCTGCTGACCTCCACTCAGAAGACGAGCGTCACGTTCTGCTAATTCACTGAGCCGGAATGCTGTGAGCATTTCTTCTACTCTCTCTTCTGCGTCGACTAGCTTTCGCGCTTTCAAATAATAAGCAATTTCTTTACGTACAGAATCCTCAATAAACATTTCCTCTGGGTTCTGAAATACGTAAGCTACGGTACCGGAAAGACGCTCGGGTGGCAGACCGTTCACAACCATCCCCTTCACATTTACCGTTCCTGCTGTAGGTCTGACAATTCCAGCAATCAGCTTCATTAAAGAAGATTTGCCCGCTCCGTTGTTTCCAATAAGAGCAATAGATTCACCTTGCCGCAGCTCTAACTGAACACCATTCAAAACAGGATGCATCGTCTTATGAATCGTGCGATAAGATAGGTGAACATTCTCCATCTGAACGACGTGCTTCACTTCCCCAGTTATAGTAAGGGATTGCTCGTAATTAGGCGCAGATGATTCCGTTCTCACGATCGCATCCTGGCGAAGCACCATGTGGGCGCTCCCTTCCGCAGCATTTAAGGGAAGTAAGTGGGTTCGCGGTGCATCAGATTGCAACAGCCAAGCTGCACGGGTGACATCCGGTGGATAGATGCCAAGCTCCAACAGTTCTTTTACAGATGAAAGAGCCTCCCTTACAGGCTTCTGCCATCGAACCTCCCCCTTATCCATCAGGACGACATTCTTACAATAGTCTGCAATAAATTCCGCATGGTGTTCGATTACTACAATGGTCTTCCCCTGCTCCTCGTTCAATCGGCGCAAAATATCATAAATATGGCGGGCATGCTGTGGATCCAGCTGAGCTACTGGTTCATCAATAACGAGAATTTCTGGATCCATCGCTAGAGCTCCGGCAAGAGCGAGCAAGTGCTTTTGCCCACCACTCAATTGCCAGATAAATTCATTTCTTAAATCGCTAAGTCCGGTTAGCGCCAGTGCCCGTTCTCCCCGTTCCTTATAATCGGCAAATCCATAATTGAGCGGTGTAAACGACACATCGTCAAGTACCGTCGGGCGTACCAACTGATTCTCAAAATCCTGATATACATATCCTATATGTTTGGAAAGCTCCGCTACACTTTTCCCATCCGCCGGTTGACCGCAGATCGTCACCTCACCCGCGAAATCACCTGTGTAATAATGAGGAATTAAGCCGTTAAAACATTTACAGAGCGTGGATTTTCCCGAACCGTTACTACCTATAATGGCAATGAAATCTCCTTCATCTAACTGCAGAGATACATCTCGCAGTACTGGTTGTTCAGCTCCCGGATAAGTAAAGGTGACCCCATTCAGTTCGAGTATTGATTTACGCATCTACTTGACCTGCTTCCTGTCTTTTACGTGCTGACCGCCGAATGAGGGATATAATCGCTGTTGCTGCAACAACTGCTGCTACCAGCATACTCAGCCAAATCAAGCTCTCTTCATTGGACTCTGCCCAAGCAAACTCAAAATCACCAAAATTCCATCCGGATTCCGACAGCAATTCCGATCCAAGCGCAACCATTACCAGAATTGTTCCAGAAATGACGAGCTTAGGAGATAACCAAGCCCCTGTTGCATATTTCATATTCCGTTCACGCGGCTTCATGCCAAGTAAAGGTTCGATCTTTCCATATAAGCGTGGAACCAGATACATGGTAGGAATCAAAGCGAACAAGATACCAGAGAAGAGTACATCATTCAAAAAGCCAACTCCCTCAATGACTACGATACTCTCTGCTAGACCTTTAACAGCTTCAAGCTCTTCTACACCCACCCATACCTTCACTATATCCACAACAGAGCTGAAGAACTGATGAATCACTACACCAGTAATCGCCGCCACTCCAACCTGTCTGCGATTCTTCGGATCGGATACCATACGACCTGCAGTATACATCGCTAGTGAGAAGGTAATGAATTTCTCCAGTTCTCCTAACCCACCAAATTGACCTAACATCAGTTCCCCGAAAATCACTTCACCTACAGCTGCCCCAATGGCCGCATATAAAGGATGAAACAACATACATAAGGTCAAAGGAATGAAAGCAAAATATTCAATCGATAATTCAATGGGGCCTAGTTTGATCCCAGGCACTAGCTCCGTGAACATATTGGACAAACCGTAAAGCGACATCGATAGTACAAAAATCATCATTTTTTGTGACTGTGTCAGCATGTAGCGCGTTTTTATCGTACTCATGAATATTTGGCCTCCCTACAGGAATTTATCTTCATTATAAGAAGGTCTTGTCAGCACAACTTTTACCAATTGTTAAATGAGAGTAATATTTTTTTCAATATTTTTAACGTTGTAAAAATATTTACAACATCTTCGCACGATATATTCTATTTATCGCTTCATATTAGGAGGAATGAAAAATTGTATAAAGATTGGAATCGCCGCGCTTTCTCACCAAATCAACGAATTATTGCTGACTTTATCCAGAAAAATGAGCAACGTGTGGTCTATATGACCGAACAGGAAATGGCCGATGAGCTTAAATTGAGCATCGCCTCCGTCTCTCGTTTCTGGAAAGCGGCTGGATACAACCATGCCAAGGATTTCAAGAACCGACTTCGTTTCCGTTTCGAGTCCACACCTTCCATAAAAATGCGTGATGCCATGCAAAGATCGGATGATAGTTCACTCCCTCAAGTACTGCTGGACAATTGCTCACATCATCTACAAGAAACACGCCGCTATTTGAGCGACGAGGCACTGCAACGTGCAATAGAAGCATTATCTACAGCTCGCATTGTATATGTATATAGCCCCGGTCCATGTGCTGGATTGGCGGAGCTGATGATCTATCGTATGGCGCGTTTTGGATTACAAATGAAAAAAATGGCTCCCAGCGGACACGAGTTGTTAGAGTCCTTGATGCATGCTGATAAACAAGATGTAGTACTTGTCTTTGGATTCGTTCAACTGTTACCGGAAATCGAAGTGATTCTGGACCATTCACGGGAAGTAAAATATCAGGTCATCTTGATCACCGACAGACTCGTATATCCTCGATCCCAAGATGCAGATATTGTACTGTATGCCGGGAGAGGTGAGGTATGGGAATTTCACTCTATGGTCGGTCCCACTTATATCATCGAGAATCTGATTCTTGGAGTAGGTTTAGCAAATAGGGATAGTAGTCTGAGCAAGCTGGACAATTTGCAGCAGCTAAGAGCGCAGTATGGAGGAAAGCTTCCGCGGAGCTAGGATTAAATACGATAACAAAAAGATAACAAAAACACATATTTTTCGAATATTCTAGCGGTTTATTAAGTTTTTTTATTCAAAATCACTAATCAACAATTAAAAACAAGTTTCCCAAGAAAAAAAATGGTCAACTGTATAAAATAATTATACGCCCCCTAAATAACATAATGCTAATATAATAACGACAATTCCTATGAAGTTAGCAATTCCTCGAAAGCATAGTTAAATATGTCACCCTCATTATTCAAACACTAGGAGGTGAACGCACGCTACAGGTATTAACCTAATGAGGGTTTACATAAATAAAATTCATGGGGTGGTTTTTAGTGATTTTACGCAAGTGGTTGATTGCTTTTTTCGCATTTTTACTGATGTTCTCGTGGACTGGACAACTTACGAACAAAGCACATGCTGCAAGCGGATTTTATGTAAGCGGTACCAAATTATTGGATGCTACAGGACAACCATTTGTGATGCGAGGAGTCAATCATGCGCACACATGGTATAAAGATCAACTATCCACCGCAATACCAGCCATTGCCAAAACAGGTGCCAACACGATACGTATTGTACTGGCGAATGGACACAAATGGACGCTTGATGATGTAAACACTGTCAACAATATTCTCGCCCTCTGTGAACAAAACAAACTAATTGCCGTTTTGGAAGTACATGACGCCACAGGAAGCGATAGTCTTTCCGATTTAGACAACGCCGTTAATTACTGGATTGGTATTAAAAGCGCGTTGATCGGCAAGGAAGACCGTGTAATCATTAATATAGCTAACGAGTGGTACGGAACATGGGATGGAGTCGCCTGGGCTAATGGTTATAAGCAAGCCATACCCAAACTGCGTAATGCTGGTCTAACT
This Paenibacillus sp. FSL R5-0345 DNA region includes the following protein-coding sequences:
- a CDS encoding ABC transporter ATP-binding protein, with protein sequence MRKSILELNGVTFTYPGAEQPVLRDVSLQLDEGDFIAIIGSNGSGKSTLCKCFNGLIPHYYTGDFAGEVTICGQPADGKSVAELSKHIGYVYQDFENQLVRPTVLDDVSFTPLNYGFADYKERGERALALTGLSDLRNEFIWQLSGGQKHLLALAGALAMDPEILVIDEPVAQLDPQHARHIYDILRRLNEEQGKTIVVIEHHAEFIADYCKNVVLMDKGEVRWQKPVREALSSVKELLELGIYPPDVTRAAWLLQSDAPRTHLLPLNAAEGSAHMVLRQDAIVRTESSAPNYEQSLTITGEVKHVVQMENVHLSYRTIHKTMHPVLNGVQLELRQGESIALIGNNGAGKSSLMKLIAGIVRPTAGTVNVKGMVVNGLPPERLSGTVAYVFQNPEEMFIEDSVRKEIAYYLKARKLVDAEERVEEMLTAFRLSELAERDARLLSGGQQRRVSLAIGAAVRPAVMLLDEPTANLDISTKQEMVHVLDTLRSHVETVVIATHDMQLVSEWATRIIVMHQGQIIADGTKDEIFADGLLLRRAGLAQTQLMELSRLLGLPRICSSLEDFVSLVEVQKEVAAIHGSR
- a CDS encoding energy-coupling factor transporter transmembrane component T family protein; its protein translation is MEAVKRALDRISVEQIKLELLGTAYNSSSTFLGRLDPRTLLLWYLFFAIVPWFVHNRTVLLGVFVLMVLTTVLSRVSPYIIFILCLGLISQIGWMFILSLFFGGGIESLLPMLTLTLKLSVISLASITVFSSLDPERLSDGLLSLGIPDTFAFSLSYGYRILPTLLEEFHQILLSFRLRGQRPLQHGLLYWRTATYYLRIVILAFYPLMLNTAKRSRTTIEALETRGFSYGLNNKKVKKIKLSYLKMKRSDWYFLSGSTAYIILLFWIGYLYPKLVY
- a CDS encoding MurR/RpiR family transcriptional regulator yields the protein MYKDWNRRAFSPNQRIIADFIQKNEQRVVYMTEQEMADELKLSIASVSRFWKAAGYNHAKDFKNRLRFRFESTPSIKMRDAMQRSDDSSLPQVLLDNCSHHLQETRRYLSDEALQRAIEALSTARIVYVYSPGPCAGLAELMIYRMARFGLQMKKMAPSGHELLESLMHADKQDVVLVFGFVQLLPEIEVILDHSREVKYQVILITDRLVYPRSQDADIVLYAGRGEVWEFHSMVGPTYIIENLILGVGLANRDSSLSKLDNLQQLRAQYGGKLPRS